One genomic region from Dermacentor variabilis isolate Ectoservices chromosome 6, ASM5094787v1, whole genome shotgun sequence encodes:
- the LOC142585027 gene encoding amine sulfotransferase-like isoform X2 yields MKDRERPFYKILNGHRIPGAFSEDVLQGFLRYEPADDDIFIVTFPKCGTHWAHMMLSATLQVCRGLPPRPFILAEREGVDTISAAPRPRIVCTHLPFRLTPRNERTKYVYVARNPKDCCVSFFHHTKALPSYGFADGTFNEYFEIFLEGLTDFGSYYDNLKSWYARKDDPNILFMTYESMKLDSKGSVIKLAKFVDEQLAAALEEDGDKMRFVLEACSVDRMRKEAQGPFVRKGVVGDWKNYFSPEQSRRLEERFMLEMKGTDIPDLWKDVDWKLNGPNGA; encoded by the coding sequence ATGAAGGACAGGGAGAGGCCCTTCTATAAAATTTTGAATGGGCACCGGATTCCTGGAGCGTTTTCGGAGGACGTGCTTCAAGGATTTCTGCGCTACGAGCCGGCAGATGACGACATATTCATCGTTACCTTCCCGAAATGTGGCACCCACTGGGCACACATGATGCTCTCGGCGACCCTGCAGGTCTGCCGAGGCCTGCCACCAAGACCGTTCATCCTTGCGGAGAGAGAGGGCGTGGACACCATCTCGGCGGCTCCGAGGCCTCGTATCGTCTGCACTCATCTTCCTTTTCGTCTTACACCCCGCAATGAGCGGACGAAATACGTATACGTGGCCAGGAACCCAAAGGACTGCTGCGTGTCATTTTTCCATCACACAAAGGCCTTGCCCAGCTACGGATTCGCGGATGGCACCTTTAACGAGTACTTTGAGATCTTTCTAGAGGGTCTAACGGACTTCGGCAGCTACTACGACAATCTCAAATCTTGGTACGCTCGCAAAGATGATCCGAACATCTTGTTCATGACGTACGAATCTATGAAGCTTGACAGCAAAGGTTCCGTGATTAAGTTGGCCAAGTTCGTGGATGAGCAGCTTGCCGCAGCGCTCGAAGAAGATGGCGACAAGATGCGATTTGTATTGGAGGCGTGCAGTGTGGATCGCATGAGGAAAGAAGCCCAGGGGCCTTTTGTTAGGAAAGGCGTGGTAGGCGACTGGAAGAATTACTTTTCTCCAGAACAATCGCGAAGGCTGGAAGAGAGATTCATGCTAGAAATGAAGGGAACGGACATACCTGACCTCTGGAAGGACGTTGACTGGAAACTCAACGGACCAAACGGCGCTTAA